Proteins co-encoded in one Mycobacterium sp. 3519A genomic window:
- a CDS encoding lipoprotein LpqH — translation MKRELVIALGGAAIVITGLSGCSSSDKESESPSPTAASSGGGTKVMIDGQDQNVAGTVVCSAMGGNMNIAIGDAATGIAAVVSEDGSTVQSVGLGNVNGVTLGYQHGTGQGEAKATKDGNNWKISGTVTGIDMANPMQPLNKPFELEIACP, via the coding sequence ATGAAGCGTGAACTCGTGATCGCACTTGGCGGCGCGGCGATTGTCATCACCGGTCTCTCGGGCTGTTCCTCGAGCGACAAGGAGTCCGAAAGCCCCAGTCCGACAGCGGCATCCAGCGGGGGTGGGACGAAGGTCATGATCGACGGTCAGGATCAGAACGTCGCAGGCACGGTCGTCTGCAGTGCGATGGGCGGCAACATGAACATCGCGATCGGTGACGCCGCGACCGGCATCGCCGCAGTGGTCAGCGAGGACGGGTCCACCGTCCAGTCCGTGGGCCTCGGCAACGTCAACGGCGTCACGCTGGGCTACCAGCACGGCACGGGCCAGGGCGAGGCCAAGGCCACCAAGGACGGCAACAACTGGAAGATCTCGGGCACGGTCACGGGCATTGACATGGCCAACCCCATGCAGCCGCTGAACAAGCCGTTCGAGCTCGAGATCGCCTGCCCGTAG